A genome region from Struthio camelus isolate bStrCam1 chromosome 26, bStrCam1.hap1, whole genome shotgun sequence includes the following:
- the LOC138062284 gene encoding uncharacterized protein: MARAGGASAPARRLLLLLLLLPLPLLPLPLAASRARGAGAARQGARGPDGQAFMAYPSLDGRPISERRQDPQGSTYLSSERGRIFEHRRGSLDVPVGRAHPSSERDPVSERWQDLQGTNLSKPEEKRPVVIIPEDKSGEGVDSEKGGALHNNTQMIYITALSVVVTGFILTVIHSLVLYRRIRKQERVLPLTGSVYKTEYQNRAESRRR; encoded by the exons AtggcgcgggcggggggggcctcggcccccgcccgccgcctcctcctcctcctcctgctgctgccgctgccgctgctcccGCTGCCGCTGGCGGCCTCGCgggcccggggcgccggggctgctcggcagGGAGCGcggggcccag ATGGGCAGGCGTTCATGGCTTACCCATCATTAGACGGGCGACCAATTTCTGAGCGTCGGCAGGATCCCCAGG GCAGTACGTACCTATCTTCGGAGAGGGGTCGGATTTTCGAGCATCGGCGGGGTTCCCTGG ATGTCCCTGTAGGCAGAGCACACCCTTCTTCGGAAAGGGATCCCGTTTCTGAGCGTTGGCAGGATCTCCAAG GGACAAATCTCTCAAAACCGGAAGAGAAGCGCCCCGTCGTCATAATTCCGGAGGATAAAAGTGGTGAAG GTGTGGACAGTGAGAAGGGTGGTGCACTTCATAACAACACACAGATGATCTACATTACAGCACTGTCTGTGGTAGTCACTGGTTTTATACTAACTGTGATACACAGCCTTGTTTTGTACCGGAGGATCAGAAAACA AGAACGAGTATTACCTCTTACAGGCTCTGTGTATAAAACAGAATACCAAAACAGAGCTGAATCCAGGCGAcgctag
- the LOC138062285 gene encoding uncharacterized protein, whose protein sequence is MARAGGASAPARRLLLLLLLLPLPLLPLPLAASRARGAGAARQGARGPDGQAFMAYPSLDGRPISERRQDPQGSTYLSSERGRIFEHRRGSLDVPVGRAHPSSERDPVSERWQDLQETTVMEKEKETLQEGPSDSLPVAAGEKEQNEAQRPPGVDSEKGGALHNNTQMIYITALSVVVTGFILTVIHSLVLYRRIRKQERVLPLTGSVYKTEYQNRAESRRR, encoded by the exons AtggcgcgggcggggggggcctcggcccccgcccgccgcctcctcctcctcctcctgctgctgccgctgccgctgctcccGCTGCCGCTGGCGGCCTCGCgggcccggggcgccggggctgctcggcagGGAGCGcggggcccag ATGGGCAGGCATTCATGGCTTACCCATCATTAGACGGGCGACCGATTTCTGAGCGTCGGCAGGATCCCCAGG GCAGTACGTACCTATCTTCGGAGAGGGGTCGGATTTTCGAGCATCGGCGGGGTTCCCTGG ATGTCCCTGTAGGCAGAGCACACCCTTCTTCGGAAAGGGATCCCGTTTCTGAGCGTTGGCAGGATCTCCAAG agaCCACGgtgatggaaaaggagaaagagacacTCCAGGAAGGTCCGAGTGACAGTCTACCTGTTGCTGcgggagaaaaagaacaaaatgaagcaCAACGCCCACCAG GTGTGGACAGTGAGAAGGGTGGTGCACTTCATAACAACACACAGATGATCTACATTACAGCACTGTCTGTGGTAGTCACTGGTTTTATACTAACTGTGATACACAGCCTTGTTTTGTACCGGAGGATCAGAAAACA AGAACGAGTATTACCTCTTACAGGCTCTGTGTATAAAACAGAATACCAAAACAGAGCTGAATCCAGGCGAcgctag